A window of Campylobacter concisus genomic DNA:
AAAAAGACAAATCGCCAAAGACAAGAAATTTTTTGTTTTAGACAAGGCGGATGAGCAAAAACAAGGGAGCGTATATATGATACGTGACCGAAGTTTGAAGCGATATCCAACGCAGTATAAAATAAAAAGGGCTTGTCTTTTTTATAATTTTCTCATCTTTGCTATTTCATCTCTCAGCGCCGCCGCCTTCTCAAACTCCAGCTGTGCCGCCGCTTCAAGCATCTGCTTTCTTAGCTCTTTTACGATCGCAGCTCGCTCGCTAGCTGGCATCTTCTCTAAATTTTTACCACGTTTATAAATTTCACCATCATCTTCGACGTGCAAGCTCTCTTCGATATTCCTGCTTGCAGAGTGCGGCGTGATGCCGTGAGCTTTGTTGTACTCATCTTGAAATTTACGCCTAGCTGTTGTCGTATCGATCGCCTCTTTCATCGAGTGCGTGATCTTTTTGGCAAACATTAGCACCTTGCCATTTACATTTCTAGCCGCGCGCCCCATCGTCTGTATAAGGCTTGTGGTCGAGCGCAAAAAGCCCTCTTTATCGGCGTCCATGATCGCTATCAGGCTCACTTCAGGCAGGTCAAGTCCCTCACGGAGTAAATTTATGCCTATTAGCATGTCAAATTCGCCGCTTCTAAGCCCCCTAATGATCTCATTTCGCTCGATTGCGTCGATGTCTGAGTGCATATACTTGACCTTGACGCCAAGCTCGATGTAGTAGCGGCTTAGCTCCTCGGCCATCTTTTTAGTTAGCACCGTAACCAGCACGCGCTCACCTCTAGCGATCACTGCCTTTGCCTCGTCAAATAGTGCCTCGACTTGATTGTCACTATCTTTTATCTCGATCAAAGGATCAAGCAGTCCAGTAGGACGCAAAATTTGCTCATAGACATGCCCCTGGCTGATGCCAAGCTCGTATTCGTTTGGCGTGGCTGAGACAAAGAGAAATTTCGCCTTTTTGCTTATAAATTCATCAAATTTAAGCGGCCTGTTATCAAGCGCTGATGGTAAGCGAAACCCATACTCCACAAGCACCTCTTTACGGCTCCTATCGCCTGCGTACATACCCCTAAACTGCGGCAAACTCACATGACTCTCATCGACGATAACAAGATAGTCTTTGCCGCTTATCTCAAAGTAGTCAAACATCGAGTACGGCGTCTCTCCGGGCTTTTGACCAGTTAGGTGGCGTGCGTAGTTTTCGATGCCTTTGCACATACCCGTACTTGCCATCATCTCAAGGTCAAACTCCACCCTTTGCTTTAGCCTCTGCGCCTCTACTAGCTTGCCCTGCTCGTTAAACTCTTTTAAACGAATATCAAGCTCCTCTTCGATCTCTTTCATAGCGATCTTTAGCCTATCAGCGCCCACGATGAACTGGCTGGTCGCATAAAGCGTAAATTTAGAAATGTCTTTGAGCCGTTTATTATCAAGCACGTCAAAATGATACATCGTATCGATCTCATCGCCAAAAAACTCAACCCTTAGGGCTTCGTCGTTGTAATACGCTGGATAAATATCAACCACATCGCCATTTACACGAAAATCCCCCCTGTCAAAGTAGTTGTCGTTGCGCTTATAGCCCATATCCACAAGCTGCTCTAAAAGCTTTCTTTGGCTTATCTTTTCACCCACGCTAAGATATGCCACCATCCCCTTATACTCGCTTGGGTTACCAAGTCCGTAGTTTGCAGAGACTGAAGCCACGCAGATCACATCATCAAAGCTTAGTAAACTAGCCGTCGCAGAGAGGCGCAGGCGCTCAAGCTCCTCATTTACCGAGCTATCCTTTTCTATATATAGGTCACTTCTTGGGATGTAGGCCTCTGGCTGGTAGTAGTCGTAGTAGCTTATGAAGTACTCGACGTGATTTTTTGGGAAAAAGCCCTTAAATTCGCTATAAAGCTGCGCAGCTAAGGATTTGTTATGCGTCATTATAAGCGTTGGCATGTTTAGCTCACGTATGACATTTGCCATGGTAAAAGTCTTGCCAGATCCTGTCACGCCTAGAAGAGTTTGGTATTTATTGCCTGATTTTATGCTTTTTACTATCTCTTTTATCGCTCTTGCTTGGTCGCTGCTTGGGCTAAATTTAGATGAAATTTCAAATTTACTCATTGATTGCCTTTAAATTTGGGTGAATTTTATAGCAAAGATAGTGCTTTGTCAAATGAGAATTTTAATAAGAATTTAGCCTCTGCGTGTTAGAATACGAGCCTAATTATTATTTTAAAGGAACTTTTATGTTTGAAGATAATGCGATCTTAACCACACTAAGCGATAAAGTAAATGACCTGATCACAAAATATGACGAACTTTGCAAAACGAACGAAGAGTTGCGTAATGAGATCGTAACTTTAAAAGCACAAAATGAGGCAAAAAGCAATCAAATCATGCGTTTAGAAGAGGATCTTGACAAGAAAAATACCGAAGCTGACGATGTAATGAGAAAAATCGAAGCTGTCCTTGGCAGATAAGCTTGGCTAAAATATGAAAAAAATCACGCTCACGATATCATCTCGCGACTACACGATCACGCTTGATGATGATTTTGCTAAATTCTTTGAAGATGACTGGCAAAATTTAATGGGCGGACGCCAATTCATCGAGCCAAAAGAGCTTTTAAACGCCTTTATAGAAAAATGTTATGAAAATTATGCTGTGATAAAGGCGGTAAAAAATTTAACTGGCAACGTTGATGAGATATTAAAGCGAGAAGAGAGATGAAAAGACGAGCTTACACCTTGCTTGAGCTAATATTTATAGTAGTTATACTAGGTATTTTAAGCACAGTCGCTATACCTAGGCTATTTTTTTCTAGAAGTGATGCTACCGTCTCAAATGCAAAAACTCAACTTGCCGCTATAAGAAGCGGAATTTCACTAAAATACAATGACAATATCTTGCAAGCAAAGCCAGAATTTCCACAAAAGCTAGACGATGGCGATCCAAGCAAACTCTTTAAAAATGTTATAAACATACCGATAAAAGATAGCGGTAGCAAAAATGGCTGGCACAGAATAAGCGATGACAAATATACATTTAGGCTAGATGGCAAAGTAGCAAATTTCAAATACGACAAAAATACTGGTGATTTTGGTTGCAGCGATGAAAATGAAATTTGCAAATCACTTCAGTAATGCATTATTACATACTCGCATTTTATGGGCTAAATTTAGCCCCGCTAACTTATGAAAGCGATCAAAAACTAGAAAAATTTCAAGGCGTAAAAGCTTCTTTAAGAGGCAAAATTCTTACTGCTTTTATCATAAAAGAGACTGGCAAACCAGAGTTTAAAACAAGTAAAATTTTAGAAATTCTACCGATTAATCTAACTTCAATGCAAAGCGAATTGGCAATATTTATCTCAAAATATTACACGTGCGAGCTTGGCGTCAGCCTAAATTTATTTGAACCAAATGACACTATTGCAGTAGATCAAATTTTTGAAAATCAAAATTTTAATGTGGCACCCAAACTAAGCGAAAAACAGCAAGAGGCTTTGGATTTTATAAATAAACGTAAAATTTCACTCATCTTTGGCGACACTGGAAGCGGAAAAAGCGAAATTTACATCGCTAAGATTAGAGAAATTTTAAATGCAGGTACTCAGGCGCTATTTTTAATGCCCGAAATTTCACTCACGCCACAAATGCAAAAACGCCTTGAGAACTTCTTTGGCGAGGCAGTAGCAGTCTGGCACTCAAAGATCACGTCAAAGAAAAAAGAGCAAATTTTAAAAGATATAAAAAGTGGGAAAGTTAGACTCGTTGCAGGTGCGAGGTCGGCTTTATTTTTACCACTTGAAAAACTAAAACTTATCATCATCGACGAAGAACACGACGATAGCTATAAAAATACAGGCTCAAAGCCACACTACAACGCAAGAGATCTCGCCCTCTTTTTAACTAGTAAATTTGATCTACAAGTGGTGCTTGGAAGTGCCACGCCAAGCCTTACTAGCTTTTACAAGCAGGAGTATTTTCGCTTAAAAGGGACATATTTTGATTCGCAAAAAAATTACATTTTTGACGAGAGCGAGACTGGAATTAGTGAAATTTTAAAAGATGAAATTTCAAAAACACTCGCAAATAAAAAGCAAGCTGTCATCTGCCTGCCAACAAGGGCAAATTTTAAATATCTAGTCTGCAAAAACTGCGGTGAAACGCTAAAGTGCCCATTTTGCAGTATCGGTATGAGCTATTATAAAAAACAAAACGTACTAAAGTGTCAATACTGCGAGCATAAAATGGCTGTGCCGAAAACTTGTCACCAGTGCGGTAGCGAGATGATAGAGGCCAAAAAGATCGGTACGAGCGAACTACTTGAGAG
This region includes:
- a CDS encoding primosomal protein N': MHYYILAFYGLNLAPLTYESDQKLEKFQGVKASLRGKILTAFIIKETGKPEFKTSKILEILPINLTSMQSELAIFISKYYTCELGVSLNLFEPNDTIAVDQIFENQNFNVAPKLSEKQQEALDFINKRKISLIFGDTGSGKSEIYIAKIREILNAGTQALFLMPEISLTPQMQKRLENFFGEAVAVWHSKITSKKKEQILKDIKSGKVRLVAGARSALFLPLEKLKLIIIDEEHDDSYKNTGSKPHYNARDLALFLTSKFDLQVVLGSATPSLTSFYKQEYFRLKGTYFDSQKNYIFDESETGISEILKDEISKTLANKKQAVICLPTRANFKYLVCKNCGETLKCPFCSIGMSYYKKQNVLKCQYCEHKMAVPKTCHQCGSEMIEAKKIGTSELLERLQNEFANARIAKFDRDEITTQNKLVKALKEFNDGKIDILLGTQMLSKGHDYHNVELAVIMGFDELLNFPDYKARERTLALAMQVAGRAGRNGVGRVIIQSKQREFFESYISDYDAFLKEEIDYRKELYPPFTRLLRIIISHKDEHIVKNTMNEFVQRIEPLRSDELEIIGYGKCQIEYLGSKFRYEILLRSNSHIPLLKAASLCKSELSDIDIDPVNFS
- the uvrB gene encoding excinuclease ABC subunit UvrB — translated: MSKFEISSKFSPSSDQARAIKEIVKSIKSGNKYQTLLGVTGSGKTFTMANVIRELNMPTLIMTHNKSLAAQLYSEFKGFFPKNHVEYFISYYDYYQPEAYIPRSDLYIEKDSSVNEELERLRLSATASLLSFDDVICVASVSANYGLGNPSEYKGMVAYLSVGEKISQRKLLEQLVDMGYKRNDNYFDRGDFRVNGDVVDIYPAYYNDEALRVEFFGDEIDTMYHFDVLDNKRLKDISKFTLYATSQFIVGADRLKIAMKEIEEELDIRLKEFNEQGKLVEAQRLKQRVEFDLEMMASTGMCKGIENYARHLTGQKPGETPYSMFDYFEISGKDYLVIVDESHVSLPQFRGMYAGDRSRKEVLVEYGFRLPSALDNRPLKFDEFISKKAKFLFVSATPNEYELGISQGHVYEQILRPTGLLDPLIEIKDSDNQVEALFDEAKAVIARGERVLVTVLTKKMAEELSRYYIELGVKVKYMHSDIDAIERNEIIRGLRSGEFDMLIGINLLREGLDLPEVSLIAIMDADKEGFLRSTTSLIQTMGRAARNVNGKVLMFAKKITHSMKEAIDTTTARRKFQDEYNKAHGITPHSASRNIEESLHVEDDGEIYKRGKNLEKMPASERAAIVKELRKQMLEAAAQLEFEKAAALRDEIAKMRKL
- a CDS encoding cell division protein ZapB, translating into MFEDNAILTTLSDKVNDLITKYDELCKTNEELRNEIVTLKAQNEAKSNQIMRLEEDLDKKNTEADDVMRKIEAVLGR
- a CDS encoding type II secretion system protein; this encodes MKRRAYTLLELIFIVVILGILSTVAIPRLFFSRSDATVSNAKTQLAAIRSGISLKYNDNILQAKPEFPQKLDDGDPSKLFKNVINIPIKDSGSKNGWHRISDDKYTFRLDGKVANFKYDKNTGDFGCSDENEICKSLQ